A DNA window from Ornithobacterium rhinotracheale DSM 15997 contains the following coding sequences:
- a CDS encoding 3-keto-disaccharide hydrolase, whose protein sequence is MNFKNSIFILFFALSANLMAQKSCLFNGKDLSQWYAYSKATGVHDNAEEVFAVKDKAIKMYGKTPGYLMSKKSYKNFELTLQFRWNDDASFERRMDTKNSGVMYLVPENQEDMLWPRGIQFQIKEGTTGDFIFLQGVTLDINGKTTEAGKSVVYDRILSNEKPIGKWNKLQVICKDGKIIQKLNGKIVNQGENPNVQSGRILLQYEGFPIDFRKIKIKELK, encoded by the coding sequence ATGAATTTTAAAAACTCGATTTTTATATTATTTTTTGCTTTAAGCGCAAACCTCATGGCACAGAAATCTTGCCTTTTCAATGGTAAAGATTTAAGCCAATGGTATGCTTATAGCAAAGCAACTGGTGTGCATGATAATGCAGAAGAGGTATTTGCTGTAAAGGATAAAGCAATCAAAATGTATGGCAAAACGCCAGGTTATTTAATGTCTAAAAAATCATACAAAAACTTTGAACTTACTTTGCAATTCAGATGGAACGATGATGCCTCTTTTGAACGCAGAATGGATACCAAAAACAGTGGAGTAATGTATCTCGTGCCAGAAAATCAAGAAGATATGCTTTGGCCAAGAGGAATTCAATTTCAGATTAAAGAAGGCACTACGGGAGATTTTATCTTTTTGCAAGGCGTAACTTTGGACATCAATGGCAAAACAACCGAGGCTGGAAAAAGTGTGGTGTATGATCGTATCTTATCCAACGAAAAACCAATCGGAAAATGGAATAAATTGCAAGTGATTTGCAAAGACGGAAAAATTATTCAAAAACTGAATGGGAAAATCGTGAACCAAGGAGAAAATCCAAATGTGCAAAGTGGTAGAATTCTTTTGCAATACGAAGGATTCCCAATTGATTTTAGAAAAATTAAAATCAAAGAATTAAAATAA
- the uvrC gene encoding excinuclease ABC subunit UvrC, producing MKEKISIILQTLPHKPGVYQHLDKNGTVIYVGKAKDLKKRVSSYFQKEHDSARTRLLVRKIEDIKTIVVETEFDALLLENNLIKKYQPKYNVMLKDDKSYPWICVKKERFPRIIYTRNMVKDGSEYFGPYANPRIAKILLQLFKEIYNIRTCNYDLSEHKINEGKYKVCLEYHLGNCLGPCEGLQTEEEYMKMIDNARNILKGNFKEAKAYLVEQMNEFAQKLEFEKAQNIKEKLEILEKYQARSTVIHPSITNVDVYSITSDESYAYINFFNIVNGAIIRSHTTEIKKKLEETDEEILAQAIIELRERFPSNAREIYLPFELDFEIPGVKITVPLIGDKRKIVELSEKNAKYYKIEKLKQTKIVDPDRHTNRIMAQMKADLHLPVEPRHIEGFDNSNIQGTNPVSACVVFKNGKPSKKDYRIFNVKTVEGPDDFASMEEVIYRHYKRMLEEGEPLPQLILIDGGKGQLGAALKSLDKLGLRGKISIIGIAKRLEEIFFPGDSTPLYLDKTSETLKVLQHVRNESHRFGITRHRNRRSKNAFNSELENIKGIGEQSIKDLLKHFKSVERIKHAEQKELEEVLGVHKAGLVFKYFHP from the coding sequence TTGAAAGAAAAAATTAGCATAATTCTACAAACCCTCCCGCACAAACCTGGTGTGTACCAGCACCTTGATAAGAACGGAACGGTGATTTATGTAGGAAAAGCCAAAGATTTAAAAAAAAGAGTTTCGTCGTATTTTCAGAAAGAACACGACTCCGCTCGCACACGCCTTTTGGTGCGCAAAATCGAAGACATCAAAACCATTGTGGTAGAAACGGAATTTGATGCGCTTTTGCTTGAAAATAATTTAATTAAAAAATACCAGCCCAAGTACAATGTAATGCTCAAAGACGATAAATCCTACCCTTGGATTTGCGTTAAAAAAGAGCGTTTTCCTCGCATTATTTATACCCGAAACATGGTTAAAGACGGCTCGGAATACTTCGGCCCCTATGCCAATCCCCGCATTGCCAAAATTCTGCTTCAGCTATTTAAAGAGATTTACAACATTCGCACTTGTAATTATGATTTATCTGAACATAAAATAAATGAAGGCAAATATAAAGTGTGCTTGGAATATCATTTAGGAAATTGCCTAGGCCCATGCGAAGGCTTGCAGACCGAAGAAGAGTACATGAAAATGATTGACAATGCGAGAAACATCTTAAAAGGAAATTTTAAAGAAGCCAAAGCTTATCTCGTGGAGCAAATGAATGAATTTGCTCAAAAATTGGAATTTGAAAAAGCACAAAACATCAAAGAAAAGCTGGAGATTTTAGAAAAATATCAGGCGCGTTCTACCGTGATTCACCCATCAATCACCAATGTAGATGTGTATTCCATCACCTCAGACGAAAGCTATGCATACATCAATTTCTTTAATATTGTAAATGGTGCCATCATTCGCAGCCACACGACTGAAATCAAAAAGAAATTGGAAGAAACTGATGAGGAAATTCTGGCTCAAGCCATCATTGAGTTGCGCGAGCGTTTTCCGTCGAATGCGAGAGAAATTTACCTTCCGTTTGAATTAGATTTTGAAATCCCTGGGGTGAAAATCACCGTGCCACTCATCGGGGATAAGCGAAAAATCGTAGAACTCTCGGAAAAAAATGCGAAATATTATAAAATTGAAAAATTAAAACAGACCAAAATCGTAGATCCCGATCGCCATACCAATCGCATCATGGCACAAATGAAAGCGGATTTGCACCTTCCCGTGGAACCTCGCCATATCGAAGGTTTTGACAACTCAAACATTCAAGGAACAAATCCTGTTTCGGCTTGCGTGGTCTTTAAAAATGGGAAGCCTAGCAAAAAGGATTATCGCATATTTAATGTAAAAACGGTGGAAGGTCCCGATGATTTTGCGAGTATGGAAGAAGTGATTTATCGCCACTACAAACGAATGCTCGAAGAGGGCGAACCTCTTCCGCAATTAATCCTAATTGATGGAGGAAAAGGTCAGTTAGGAGCTGCTTTGAAAAGTTTGGACAAATTGGGCTTGCGCGGAAAAATTTCAATCATAGGAATTGCCAAAAGATTGGAAGAAATCTTTTTCCCAGGCGACAGCACGCCACTTTATCTAGACAAAACTTCTGAGACTTTGAAAGTCTTGCAACATGTGCGAAACGAGTCGCACCGATTTGGGATTACACGCCACCGCAATCGCCGCAGCAAAAATGCCTTTAATTCTGAATTAGAAAACATCAAGGGGATTGGTGAGCAGAGCATTAAAGATTTATTAAAGCATTTTAAATCGGTAGAGAGAATTAAACATGCCGAGCAAAAGGAGCTGGAAGAGGTGCTAGGGGTGCACAAAGCGGGTTTGGTTTTCAAATACTTTCACCCTTAA
- a CDS encoding YihY/virulence factor BrkB family protein, with protein MKKHLFNFWKILKKTTLMWLDADPFRQSAIISYYAILSLPGLLIIIIWSLGQIWGESAIKGEIVEHIQDMMGLKSAEFIENIIQNAYLDAGAQWYMQVIGIGTLVFAATTLFFQFQKSLNHIWSVQVNEDNAMWRVVVDRIKSMLLIIVLALLILLSLLSSSVLASFKETLEFYVGGEWTYFFKISNYILSFGVLAVLFSIMYKTLPDVKIPWRMVWIGGFVTAILFNIGKWALSYYFSIANPSSGFGAASTIIFIMIWINYTTLILLFGAQFTQIYGVINNYKVKPNDYARWNDQYILKHKNRVMKRLFQNKVKELEELDHNIKTGYYRDTNEDSKSMEFVEELNSNNENLINKIIEGFNKLKQSLNKKTNE; from the coding sequence ATGAAGAAACATTTATTCAATTTCTGGAAGATTTTAAAGAAAACAACGCTAATGTGGCTAGATGCCGATCCATTTAGACAAAGTGCCATTATATCTTATTATGCTATTTTGTCTTTGCCGGGGCTTTTGATAATTATCATATGGTCGCTGGGACAAATATGGGGAGAGAGTGCCATCAAAGGAGAAATTGTAGAACATATACAGGATATGATGGGGCTGAAATCTGCTGAGTTTATCGAAAACATTATCCAAAATGCTTACTTAGATGCTGGTGCCCAGTGGTATATGCAGGTAATAGGTATCGGAACGCTGGTATTTGCAGCTACTACTTTATTTTTCCAATTTCAGAAATCGCTTAACCATATATGGAGCGTTCAGGTTAATGAAGATAATGCCATGTGGAGAGTTGTTGTAGACAGGATTAAATCTATGCTTTTAATCATAGTACTTGCTTTGCTTATATTGCTCTCTTTACTTTCCAGTTCCGTTCTAGCCTCTTTTAAGGAAACACTAGAATTTTATGTAGGTGGAGAGTGGACTTATTTCTTTAAAATAAGCAACTACATTCTGAGTTTTGGAGTGCTAGCAGTTCTATTTTCTATCATGTACAAGACTTTGCCAGATGTAAAAATCCCATGGAGAATGGTTTGGATCGGAGGCTTTGTAACAGCCATACTCTTCAACATTGGTAAATGGGCGTTGAGTTACTATTTCAGCATTGCCAATCCTAGCTCTGGCTTTGGTGCTGCGAGTACCATTATTTTCATCATGATTTGGATTAACTATACTACCTTAATCCTACTATTTGGGGCGCAATTTACTCAAATATATGGTGTTATAAATAATTACAAAGTTAAACCCAATGACTATGCTAGATGGAATGATCAATACATTCTTAAACATAAAAATAGGGTGATGAAAAGGCTCTTTCAAAATAAAGTTAAAGAACTGGAAGAACTAGACCACAACATAAAAACTGGATATTACAGAGACACCAACGAGGATTCTAAATCCATGGAATTTGTGGAAGAATTAAACAGCAATAACGAGAATTTAATCAATAAAATTATTGAAGGATTTAATAAATTAAAACAATCACTTAATAAGAAAACAAATGAATAA
- a CDS encoding phosphatidylserine decarboxylase family protein: MRLHKEGKRILLFTLIAFVIIGILVNKYTPAPWSYIILLFITCFYLFIVWFFRNPNRVSESASLDVIAPVDGKVVVLEKVYEKEYLKREVIQLSIFMSPLNVHVCRYPVSGIVKFVKYHAGKYLVAFHPKSSELNERTTTVVETANGQEVLFRQIAGAVARRIVIYPKVGDEAKAGQEYGFIKFGSRLDVFLPLDAEILCKLGDKPKGAITKIAELKA, encoded by the coding sequence ATGAGATTACATAAAGAAGGAAAGAGAATATTACTTTTTACATTAATTGCATTTGTAATTATAGGAATATTGGTCAATAAATATACTCCAGCACCATGGAGCTATATTATTTTATTATTTATTACTTGTTTTTACTTATTCATCGTATGGTTCTTTAGAAATCCCAACCGAGTGTCTGAGAGTGCTTCGCTCGATGTAATTGCACCCGTAGACGGAAAAGTTGTCGTGCTAGAGAAAGTATACGAAAAAGAATATCTAAAGCGTGAAGTGATTCAGCTTTCAATCTTTATGAGCCCGCTTAATGTGCATGTGTGCCGATATCCTGTGAGTGGCATCGTGAAATTTGTGAAATACCATGCGGGCAAATACCTAGTAGCATTTCACCCAAAATCTTCTGAATTAAACGAAAGAACAACCACTGTGGTAGAAACTGCCAACGGGCAAGAAGTTCTGTTCCGCCAGATAGCAGGAGCCGTTGCACGCCGCATTGTTATTTATCCAAAAGTGGGAGATGAGGCAAAAGCGGGGCAGGAGTATGGGTTCATAAAATTTGGTTCAAGATTAGATGTTTTCTTGCCTCTAGACGCCGAAATCCTTTGTAAATTAGGAGATAAACCCAAAGGAGCTATCACTAAAATCGCTGAACTAAAAGCATAA
- the rclC gene encoding reactive chlorine resistance membrane protein RclC, with amino-acid sequence MNKVFQFLSDSQSQFINFMRVAIFIVMAWIGGLKVCQYEADGIVPFVTNSPFMNFFYNNTGKTGVNEKGETVAQYKLHRNPEGKMVKENIEWHKENGTYVFSYGLGTVIVTIGILVLLGIWSPQIGVWGGLLTFGMSIVTLSFLITTPEVYVPNLGGDMPTPNYGFPYLSGAGRLVLKDIIMMAGGLIAASDCARRILAKK; translated from the coding sequence ATGAATAAAGTATTTCAATTTTTAAGCGACAGTCAGTCACAGTTTATCAACTTTATGCGTGTGGCAATTTTCATCGTTATGGCATGGATTGGTGGATTAAAAGTTTGCCAATACGAAGCAGATGGAATCGTGCCTTTTGTAACAAATAGTCCATTTATGAACTTTTTCTACAACAACACAGGTAAAACAGGTGTAAACGAAAAAGGTGAAACTGTGGCACAATACAAATTGCACCGCAACCCAGAGGGGAAAATGGTGAAAGAAAACATCGAGTGGCACAAAGAAAACGGAACTTATGTGTTCTCTTATGGTCTTGGAACCGTGATCGTAACAATCGGTATTTTAGTTTTACTTGGAATTTGGTCACCACAAATCGGTGTTTGGGGAGGATTATTAACATTCGGAATGTCAATCGTAACACTTTCATTCCTAATTACTACGCCAGAGGTATATGTACCAAATTTAGGCGGAGATATGCCGACTCCAAACTACGGATTCCCATACCTTTCAGGTGCAGGTCGTTTGGTGCTCAAAGACATTATCATGATGGCAGGTGGATTAATCGCTGCATCTGATTGTGCTCGCAGAATTTTAGCCAAAAAATAA
- a CDS encoding phosphatidate cytidylyltransferase has product MNNFTLRAVSGLIYVLLIAFFSLYSPLTLIIGFALLFALCFWELQKILDFDNIWYVVAVLAVSAYLFGTYAYRFYHGQSYEPFSLVALMPSLLFFMLVYVIFKRPDEIAYDTSKLIFMVIYLGLPFALMFRFIFPSDVVGFEKLNPLFLIFALIWFSDTFAYITGSLIGKTTFTKISKNKTLEGLAGGLISVVLLGIFIEYYLKNIHGNWIVISILIGIFAPLGDLAESKIKRLFGVKDSGNLIPGHGGFLDRLDSFLMVSVVVYTYYTIFEL; this is encoded by the coding sequence ATGAATAATTTTACACTTAGAGCTGTCTCAGGCTTGATTTATGTGTTACTAATTGCATTTTTCAGTCTTTATAGTCCGCTTACTCTTATCATAGGATTTGCCCTACTGTTTGCATTGTGCTTTTGGGAACTGCAAAAAATCCTTGATTTCGATAATATTTGGTATGTAGTAGCCGTACTGGCAGTGAGTGCTTATTTATTCGGCACCTATGCTTATCGGTTTTATCACGGACAGAGTTATGAGCCTTTTAGTCTGGTAGCATTGATGCCTAGTTTGCTATTTTTTATGCTTGTCTATGTCATCTTTAAACGCCCAGATGAAATTGCTTATGACACCTCCAAATTAATATTTATGGTCATCTATTTAGGGCTACCATTTGCCTTAATGTTTAGATTTATTTTTCCGAGTGATGTCGTTGGTTTCGAGAAGCTTAATCCGTTGTTCTTAATCTTTGCTTTAATATGGTTTAGCGATACATTTGCCTACATCACAGGCAGCTTGATTGGGAAAACAACATTCACTAAAATCTCAAAGAATAAAACCCTTGAAGGGCTAGCAGGGGGATTGATCTCGGTAGTATTGCTGGGAATTTTTATTGAATATTATTTAAAAAATATTCATGGAAATTGGATTGTAATTTCTATTTTAATTGGTATTTTTGCGCCGCTTGGAGATTTAGCTGAGTCAAAAATAAAACGCTTGTTCGGGGTAAAAGATAGTGGAAATCTTATCCCTGGGCATGGTGGTTTTTTAGATAGATTAGATAGTTTTTTAATGGTGAGCGTAGTTGTTTACACTTATTACACGATTTTTGAATTATGA
- a CDS encoding OsmC family protein, giving the protein MATIKIKNLPEGFQSIITNGTHTIIGDEPIKSKGTDLGLAPTELLLGGIAMCKVATVRYIARLKNWEIGDVTAELSQDVSREEGGLKTVVKVAIKIEGDITEEQRAELLKQADNCYVHRMIKGDFQIENATTLD; this is encoded by the coding sequence ATGGCAACTATTAAAATTAAAAATTTACCAGAAGGTTTTCAAAGTATTATTACCAACGGAACACACACCATCATAGGTGATGAGCCTATAAAAAGTAAAGGAACTGATTTAGGATTGGCACCTACAGAGCTTTTGCTAGGAGGAATTGCAATGTGTAAAGTAGCTACTGTGCGTTATATCGCAAGATTGAAAAATTGGGAAATCGGAGATGTTACTGCAGAGCTTTCTCAAGATGTGAGCAGAGAAGAAGGCGGACTAAAAACAGTAGTGAAAGTGGCAATTAAAATCGAAGGAGACATCACAGAAGAGCAAAGAGCTGAATTGCTAAAACAAGCAGACAATTGCTATGTTCACCGTATGATTAAAGGTGATTTCCAAATCGAAAATGCAACAACTTTAGACTAA
- the cmk gene encoding (d)CMP kinase produces MNNQHIIIAIDGFSSTGKSTIAKQVAKRKNLIHVDTGAMYRAVTLYAIQNNLIDEKGNVDDDFANHLSEISIEFKYNKAEQINETYLNGQNVENEIREMRVANVVSFIAAIPEVRAFLVEQQRDMGKKQSLVMDGRDIGTVVFPKADYKFFITARPEVRAKRRYDELIAKGKDVNLEEITKNVIERDHIDTTRAISPLKKAEDAIEIDNSDLNREETLEKVLSYLTF; encoded by the coding sequence ATGAATAATCAGCATATTATCATCGCAATCGACGGTTTTTCTTCAACGGGAAAAAGCACTATTGCCAAACAGGTAGCCAAACGAAAAAATTTAATCCATGTGGATACTGGGGCGATGTACCGTGCCGTAACTTTGTATGCGATTCAGAATAACTTGATCGACGAAAAGGGCAATGTAGATGATGACTTTGCAAATCATTTGTCTGAAATTTCAATTGAATTTAAATACAACAAGGCTGAGCAAATCAATGAGACTTACCTAAACGGACAAAATGTGGAGAACGAAATTCGTGAAATGCGAGTAGCAAATGTAGTGAGTTTCATCGCTGCAATTCCAGAGGTGCGTGCCTTCTTGGTTGAACAACAGCGCGACATGGGCAAAAAACAATCACTTGTGATGGACGGGCGCGACATCGGGACAGTAGTTTTCCCAAAGGCTGATTACAAATTCTTTATCACCGCGCGACCAGAAGTGCGTGCCAAACGCCGATACGATGAATTAATCGCTAAAGGAAAAGATGTAAATCTTGAAGAAATTACCAAAAATGTGATTGAACGCGACCACATCGACACCACTCGAGCTATTTCTCCGCTCAAAAAAGCAGAAGATGCCATCGAGATAGACAATTCAGATTTAAACCGAGAAGAAACCTTAGAAAAAGTTTTAAGCTATCTTACATTTTGA
- a CDS encoding ribonuclease Z: MSIQVTVLGFNSAIPTAHTHPSAQVVNVNERFLLIDCGEGTQVQLRKAKIRFSKIDHIFISHLHGDHVFGLVGLISTFQLLGREKPLYIFGPEGIKTFINHQLKLTHSINSFPIEFKELKSTESELIFEDKKVEVYTIPLNHRVYCNGYLVVEKPKLRKLNMDAIQQYPEIETCDYLKIKKGFDFELSDGKIIKNQDLTYPAPAPKKYAYCSDTMYKPDITPIIQGADLLYHEATFLDELKPTAVRTGHSTAREAATIAKEAQVKKLMIGHFSNRYQDFKVLQEEAQEVFPATILPQVLKSIEV, encoded by the coding sequence GTGAGCATTCAGGTTACGGTACTTGGTTTTAATTCTGCAATCCCTACGGCACATACTCATCCAAGTGCGCAAGTAGTGAATGTAAACGAGCGATTTCTGCTCATTGATTGTGGCGAAGGAACGCAAGTACAGCTTAGAAAAGCTAAAATTCGTTTTTCAAAAATAGATCATATTTTCATTTCTCATTTGCACGGAGATCATGTATTTGGTCTGGTGGGATTGATTTCTACATTTCAGCTTTTAGGACGAGAAAAGCCACTTTATATCTTTGGACCAGAAGGGATTAAAACTTTCATTAACCATCAATTGAAGCTTACACATAGCATCAATAGTTTTCCGATTGAGTTTAAAGAACTTAAATCAACAGAAAGCGAACTTATTTTTGAAGATAAAAAAGTGGAGGTTTACACCATTCCGCTCAATCACCGTGTGTATTGCAATGGATATTTAGTTGTCGAAAAACCAAAGCTAAGAAAGCTTAATATGGATGCAATTCAGCAGTATCCTGAAATTGAAACTTGCGACTATCTCAAGATAAAAAAAGGCTTTGATTTTGAACTAAGCGACGGGAAAATTATTAAAAATCAAGATTTAACATATCCTGCGCCAGCACCTAAAAAATATGCCTATTGCTCAGACACGATGTACAAACCAGATATTACCCCCATTATTCAAGGGGCAGATTTATTGTATCACGAGGCTACTTTTTTAGACGAACTAAAGCCTACTGCAGTGAGAACTGGGCATTCCACAGCTAGAGAAGCGGCAACAATTGCCAAGGAAGCACAAGTTAAAAAATTAATGATTGGACACTTTTCCAATCGCTATCAGGACTTCAAAGTTTTGCAAGAAGAGGCGCAAGAGGTGTTTCCCGCTACGATTCTTCCGCAGGTGTTGAAGTCGATTGAGGTTTAA
- the trmD gene encoding tRNA (guanosine(37)-N1)-methyltransferase TrmD, whose protein sequence is MRIDIVTAVPDLLSSPFNASIMKRAQDKGLVEIHIHNLRDYATDNYKSVDDYPYGGEAGMVMKVEPIERCFEQLMSERTYDEVIYVTPDGKTFDQKMANQLSLKGNLLILCGHYKGVDQRVRDEYVTLEISVGDFVLSGGELAAALVVDAVVRLLPGVLNDETSALSDSFQDQLLAPPVYTRPPVWKGREVPAILMSGNFPKIEEWKHQQALERTQERRPDLLED, encoded by the coding sequence ATGAGAATCGATATTGTAACTGCAGTCCCAGATTTATTGAGCAGTCCGTTCAATGCATCTATTATGAAACGAGCCCAAGACAAAGGCTTGGTAGAAATTCATATTCATAATTTAAGAGATTATGCTACAGATAATTACAAAAGTGTAGACGATTATCCTTACGGTGGCGAAGCGGGCATGGTGATGAAAGTGGAGCCCATAGAACGCTGTTTTGAGCAATTGATGAGCGAGCGCACTTATGATGAGGTGATTTATGTAACGCCTGATGGAAAAACCTTTGACCAAAAAATGGCAAATCAATTGTCGCTTAAAGGTAATTTATTGATTCTCTGTGGTCATTACAAAGGCGTAGACCAGCGTGTGCGAGATGAATATGTAACATTAGAAATTTCGGTAGGCGATTTTGTGCTCAGCGGTGGCGAATTGGCAGCCGCTTTGGTTGTAGATGCTGTGGTGCGACTTTTGCCAGGTGTATTGAACGATGAGACATCTGCCCTTTCGGATTCGTTTCAGGATCAATTGTTGGCACCGCCTGTTTACACGCGTCCACCCGTGTGGAAAGGTCGTGAAGTTCCTGCCATTTTGATGAGCGGGAATTTTCCTAAAATCGAAGAATGGAAACACCAGCAAGCCTTAGAACGCACGCAAGAAAGACGCCCAGATTTGCTAGAAGATTAA
- a CDS encoding helix-turn-helix domain-containing protein, which yields MEYLYQVSNKNSQDFAEGLSAPYYYILAFDGDARFSVDFVDYNTQGKTLLFLSPYQLLKWEGGDNLLFTSIAFHGDFYCIEYHNKEVACNGILFNNIYDEPHVAVSDETYAEVLDIVQKIKNFGYAKNNFDNSILKTYLQLILALSSKEKQHKITNPTQYKTDLTHIASFQQLIEQYFLTEKSPSFYADLYGVSVSAFSKKVKKHFGKTPTQLLQERTILEAKKQLHLTNQSVKEIASNLGFEDEFYFSRYFKNAVGISPTFYRDQVGISEVAK from the coding sequence GTGGAGTATTTATATCAAGTTTCAAACAAAAATTCACAAGATTTTGCCGAGGGGCTAAGTGCGCCATATTATTATATTTTGGCGTTCGATGGCGATGCACGCTTTTCTGTGGATTTTGTAGACTACAACACCCAAGGAAAAACACTTTTATTTTTGTCGCCTTACCAATTGCTCAAGTGGGAGGGAGGCGACAATCTTTTGTTCACCAGCATTGCCTTTCATGGCGATTTTTATTGTATAGAGTATCATAACAAAGAGGTAGCTTGTAATGGAATTTTGTTCAATAATATTTATGATGAGCCACATGTAGCAGTGTCTGATGAGACTTATGCCGAAGTGCTTGATATTGTTCAGAAAATCAAAAACTTTGGCTATGCCAAAAACAATTTCGACAATTCGATTTTAAAAACTTATTTACAACTGATTTTGGCGTTAAGTAGCAAAGAGAAACAGCACAAAATCACCAATCCTACGCAGTATAAAACGGATTTAACGCATATTGCAAGCTTTCAGCAATTGATAGAGCAATACTTTTTAACCGAAAAATCGCCCTCATTTTATGCGGATTTATACGGCGTTTCGGTAAGTGCCTTTAGTAAAAAGGTTAAAAAGCATTTTGGCAAAACGCCTACACAACTCTTGCAGGAGCGCACCATTTTAGAAGCTAAAAAACAATTGCATTTAACCAATCAATCGGTAAAAGAAATCGCTAGTAATCTGGGTTTTGAAGATGAATTTTACTTTAGCCGATATTTTAAAAATGCAGTAGGGATTTCGCCTACTTTTTACCGCGATCAAGTCGGGATTTCCGAGGTGGCAAAATAG
- a CDS encoding DUF2264 domain-containing protein → MKKIVLIVILSFVQLQVSAQENVRKYWSDLAYKMSVPVLKNMSEGKLHQNMPAEYSPTWDGRNKEVAYMEAFGRLMAGIAPWLSLPDDNTAEGKQRKQLKKWALQSYKNAVDPQSPDYLLWEGETQILVDASYIATSFMRAPKALWEPLDQVTKDRYIKAFKKLEKIKPAYNNWLLFRATIETFLLSIGAEYDGFALEVATRKINEWYVGDGFYSDGKEFSLDYYNAYVIHPMLVEDLEIMERNKVRGAISFDLAFRRMQRYNILIERMISPEATYPPFGRSVTYRMATFQTLALAAWKYKLPEPLTNGQVRNALTSVMKRLFSGNDNFNKAGFLNLGFLGSHPNLADYYSNNGSMYMTSLVFLPLGLPADHDFWTAPNQEWTSQKAWGGKDFPKDYHQSVMK, encoded by the coding sequence ATGAAGAAAATAGTTTTAATTGTAATTTTAAGTTTTGTACAGTTACAAGTTTCGGCGCAAGAAAATGTCCGAAAATACTGGAGTGATTTAGCTTATAAGATGTCGGTTCCTGTGCTTAAAAACATGAGCGAGGGGAAGTTACATCAAAACATGCCCGCGGAATATAGCCCTACTTGGGACGGCAGAAACAAAGAAGTGGCATATATGGAAGCTTTTGGGCGTTTAATGGCGGGAATTGCGCCATGGCTGAGCCTTCCAGATGATAATACTGCAGAAGGAAAACAGCGCAAGCAGCTCAAGAAATGGGCACTTCAATCTTATAAAAATGCCGTAGACCCACAATCGCCAGATTACCTTTTATGGGAGGGCGAAACGCAGATTTTGGTAGACGCTTCGTACATTGCAACTAGCTTTATGCGTGCTCCAAAAGCCCTTTGGGAGCCACTCGATCAAGTGACTAAAGATCGATACATCAAAGCTTTTAAAAAATTGGAAAAAATAAAACCAGCCTATAACAACTGGTTGCTTTTTAGAGCTACGATAGAAACATTTTTGCTTTCGATAGGGGCAGAGTACGACGGATTTGCACTAGAAGTTGCCACCCGAAAAATCAACGAATGGTATGTGGGAGATGGATTTTACTCAGATGGGAAAGAATTTTCGCTAGATTATTACAATGCATATGTGATTCACCCGATGCTTGTAGAAGATTTAGAAATCATGGAACGCAACAAAGTGAGAGGAGCCATCAGCTTTGATTTGGCTTTTAGAAGAATGCAACGATACAATATTTTGATTGAAAGAATGATTTCGCCAGAAGCCACTTATCCGCCATTTGGTCGTTCGGTAACTTATCGCATGGCAACATTCCAGACATTGGCTTTAGCGGCTTGGAAATATAAGTTGCCAGAACCTTTGACCAACGGACAGGTGAGAAACGCCCTAACAAGTGTGATGAAAAGATTGTTTAGCGGAAATGATAACTTTAATAAAGCAGGATTCTTAAACTTAGGCTTTTTAGGAAGTCATCCAAATTTAGCCGATTACTATTCAAACAACGGAAGTATGTATATGACTTCGCTTGTATTCCTGCCACTTGGCTTGCCAGCCGATCACGATTTCTGGACAGCACCGAACCAAGAATGGACATCGCAAAAAGCTTGGGGCGGAAAAGATTTCCCTAAAGATTATCACCAATCTGTGATGAAATAA